DNA sequence from the Nitrospirota bacterium genome:
GGGATTTATGGATAGCCAGCAGATGGCCGACCCGATCAAGTAAATCGCGATTATTAGAGAGAGCATTGCCCTCTCGGTAGCGCTTGAGACTCACTCGGCTCTCCGGGTTCAATCCGAGTAGAACAAGCTGATCCTCTCCCGGAAGTTTCCAGTGATCCAGAAGATTCATGATCATCCGTGCCAAAGCCTGTCGTTGGTCCCGGCTATGAAGATCTAAAGTATCTGGTGCAAGATTGGTTGTCATACATCGGCTTTCCTTTTAAACAATTGTTACATAATAAGTAACAATTGTCAATACTTCATATTATTATAGTCCATATTCGGTTTTTAAATTCACAGTTAGGCATTCCGGAGAAAATTTTGTTGGCGCGAAGCTATGGAAATCTTTTTAAATGCTGGCATTCCCAGAAACGCAACCGCCGCTCAAACATTAAAGTCCATTAAATCTTTAAAGGTGAAATAAATTAAGCGAACGCTTTATTATCACGTTTTTTTTGAGAAACTTGCTTGATAAACAATAAAAAACTTGATCCTTTGTCGTGTGGAGCGCAATGTCAGGTACGTTTACGGCGAATCTCATTTTCAAGAATTTGTTTTACAAACAGTGGGATTTCTTTCTCAAGTGAGCGCGCCTCTGCTTTCAGTTTCTCGTAGATGTCAACTTCATCGCCTTTCCAAACAAGATCAAGCCGCCGAATCTGACGCATGGCAATATGGGTGTAGTTTTCTGGGTATGCCCAATAGCATGTCAGGCAGATCGTTCTGTCCTTGATGTTGTTCCAATTCTCGCAATGCTCACAAGACCACGATTTTGCGCGGTTTGCAGAACCGGAAAGCAACATGAAATCTTCCGGGCTAAGTTCACTGCCCTCACCATCGCCACCGACTTCATAGGGAACGCGATGATCGATTTGCAGTTCTCGCTCATCCATTTTTTCAAGATAGATGAAACACTTGCAACCATATTTTTCAATCAATGCTTCCTTGATTTTCTTGGATAATCCAGTTCTGCCTGATAATTTTGTGAATCTCTTGGCTTTTACATCGTCGAAACGATAAGCTGCAATTTTTCGCCCATCGGAACCCGTAATCCGGAAAGTTTCAAGCGGGATACCATGTTCGCGCACATCTCGGGCTGCCCTTGGCGGGTGGTTATAGCCGTATGTTACTTTCAACTCCTCGGTCGTGATAAAACCATGCTTCAGAATATGGTCAATAACGGTCTTCGGGCGTTTCGCTGTAACGGAATGACAGAAATCAATGAAGTCTTTTGGAAAGTTAGGCATATTGGGCGCAGGGTTCGAACAAGGCATACTGCTGCGCTTGGGACTGGCGATAATCTGTTGGTTTGTTGGTAAGCTTGTCGGACAACACACGAGAGAGATATAGGGATTCATAGGTAACTTCATCACGCCCAAGTAAAGTCGCTTGGCTGGAACGCCCCGCTTCCAATTCGATGCGAGTAAGTTTAAGCGGAGCAGGTAGTAGCTCCCCAAATGTTTTGTCACCTCTGCGCCCATCGTAGCTGACGATATAAGAAATTCCCCTTGAATTAAGCTCCTCAAGAGCAGCCACAAAATCACTATGATAAATGCCCGAAAAATAACGAGAATCACGATCCCCGCACACACCTTGATAGGGGGGGTCCATGTAAACGAGATCGGTTGTCTTGGCCTTGACCAAAACATCTCTGTAATCCAGAGATGAGAATTCGGTTTTTCCTTTTAGTAAAGTAGAAACACCGAAAATATTCGCGCGCATGGTCTTCGGTTGAGTCCCGTGGCGTCTCTTGTCCGGGCTTTGATTGAACATGCCCTCGGAGTTGTATCGAACCGAGCCTTTGACACATCTAGCTAATAAATATAGAAAAAGGCGCGGGTCTTGTGTGCGGTTAAAGTCCTGACGAATCCTATAATAGTGCTCGATGGAGTTGCCATGTTGCTCATTCCAAATGGCTTCATAAAACGATGCGGTATCAGCCGGGAATTCGACGATTAACCGTAATAACTCGGCTAATGGCTTATTCCAGTCGTTAATGAGATAAGCTTTTGCCATCCGGCGAGCGGCAACGGCGATACTAATTGCGGCGGAACCTGCAAACGGTTCAATTAGGCAATCAACATCTTTGGGAACATAGCGCAAAATGACGGGAGCCAAATTTCG
Encoded proteins:
- a CDS encoding DNA adenine methylase; amino-acid sequence: MKSIPHPIQYQGSKRNLAPVILRYVPKDVDCLIEPFAGSAAISIAVAARRMAKAYLINDWNKPLAELLRLIVEFPADTASFYEAIWNEQHGNSIEHYYRIRQDFNRTQDPRLFLYLLARCVKGSVRYNSEGMFNQSPDKRRHGTQPKTMRANIFGVSTLLKGKTEFSSLDYRDVLVKAKTTDLVYMDPPYQGVCGDRDSRYFSGIYHSDFVAALEELNSRGISYIVSYDGRRGDKTFGELLPAPLKLTRIELEAGRSSQATLLGRDEVTYESLYLSRVLSDKLTNKPTDYRQSQAQQYALFEPCAQYA
- a CDS encoding HNH endonuclease, with protein sequence MPNFPKDFIDFCHSVTAKRPKTVIDHILKHGFITTEELKVTYGYNHPPRAARDVREHGIPLETFRITGSDGRKIAAYRFDDVKAKRFTKLSGRTGLSKKIKEALIEKYGCKCFIYLEKMDERELQIDHRVPYEVGGDGEGSELSPEDFMLLSGSANRAKSWSCEHCENWNNIKDRTICLTCYWAYPENYTHIAMRQIRRLDLVWKGDEVDIYEKLKAEARSLEKEIPLFVKQILENEIRRKRT